From the genome of Brassica oleracea var. oleracea cultivar TO1000 chromosome C4, BOL, whole genome shotgun sequence:
TGGATGCAGCTTTTGGGATGGAATATTTGCACTCAAAGAACATAGTTCATTTCGATTTGAAGTGTGACAACTTGCTTGTCAACTTAAAGGATCCCGCCCGTCCCATATGCAAGGTGATTTTCTACAACAGTTCGAGATTATAAATGATGCAACACTGTCGGTATGGTTTTGTTTATGTGACAGAGAGATGTTTGTTTATGCAGGTTGGTGATTTTGGTCTGTCAAAGATAAAAAGAAACACTTTGGTCAGTGGCGGTGTAAGGGGAACCCTCCCTTGGATGGCTCCCGAGCTACTTAGTGGAAGCAGCAGCAAAGTTTCTGAAAAGGTATGAAACCCAATGCTCTCAGATTAGTTCTGTATATATAATTTCAACGCCTTTTAAATGAGTTTGCAAGTAATGTTTCGCTGTGGATACTTCATTTTCACACAGGTCGATGTATTCTCTTTCGGAATCGTCTTGTGGGAAATTCTTACCGGTGAGGAACCCTACGCCAACATGCATTACGGTGCAATAATCGGTAAAATACTCCCTCTTCTCCTATTCACTCTCCAATTTTTTTCTTACCAACAAAGGTTTTGTACAATCAGACAGAACATTTAGTTCCTGCTTTACAGTGTGGAAGTAGCAATCAAGCTTATCTATTTTGGTAGTCTAAATCTCTTACCAGTTTGTTGCTTGTGTGAATAAAAATCGTAGGAGGCATAGTGAACAATACACTGAGACCAACCGTTCCAAGCTACTGTGACCCAGAATGGAGGATGTTGATGGAGCAGTGTTGGGCTCCTGACCCATTTTTTCGACCTTCCTTCCCAGAGATAGCCAGACGTCTCCGTACCATGTCCTCCTCCGCGGTCCAGACAAAAGCTCACTCCCCCAATCACCACAAGTAATCTGTCAGTTTATCATTGCGGGTACGTAAAACAAAGGTATGGTTTGTGTATATAAACATATCCTTTCTGCTTCTTTCTGATTTCAGAGATGACAGTTTTAAGGTGTGTTGATTTGTCCAAGAAACCTTAAAAGCACATATTCATATTTTGTATAGCCATTATTATTATTTAGTGTAAGTAAATTGGTTTTGGTATAATGACTTTGACTACTACTTCTGTAGTCGGGAGTCTTTTTCTTTTTCAATAAAAGTTTCACATATAAATATGTTTTGAATTTATCATTTTTAATGCGTTATCTGTTTGGTTGCTTAAAATTTCTTGTCTTACCATATCTAAATTCTAAACTATTAATGATATATTAGACATGCTTCCCCTGCACCTATCCGGTGATGGCCACGTCATATTCCGGCGGTCGGTTGCCGACAAGTAATCTTTCCAGTCCTTTAGAGATTGCCTCAAACCATTAATCTTGTTATGTAATCCCAAACAACAATTAGCATGCATGATGCATATCTTGTCCATCTCGCGGTGCAATTGGCAGAACCCTCGGAAGTAAACCGTGTCAAGAAACCGCATCGTGAGACCAAGTTCTTCTGTGACAAACCGGTCGTGTTTGATGATGTTGAACACGTCTTGTTCGTTCTTGCCGCAGAATGTCCACCTTAACTCGTACCAGTATTTGTAGAACTTAACCGTTCGATGGTTGGCTTGAACGAACTTGAAACCTCCATTGACAACGTTTCCTGGGTCGCTAGTGTTTCCGTTGGAGTGGTCGCAGGTGACCTGGAAATCTACTCCCGAGAACAGATGAGGGAATGGGTCTCGCAGCCACAGTATATCCATGTCCTGATTTTGACAATTATTGAACGTGTATAAAGCAAGATGCGTAAATATTTTTTATGTACTAGATGAACTATGAAATGTTGATAATTTTTAAAACCAGAGTCGAAGACAATTATCACATCTTACATATTTGAAACTTTGAAGCTTGATTTTTTATGAAATTTGTTTAAATAGTTTATTGAAGATTTCAATATACATGTTTAATCCAACGTAATTCCATAAACAATAGCAACAATCTATTTAATCATAACATGAATGATCAAATTCCAAAATCAGTAGCGCCTCGACTAAGACTAGCTTGGTTTATCGTTTTTGAATGTTATATTAATTAATCAGTAGTGTCTTTACTATGTCATAAGAGCACCCACATGAGGAATTCTCAAAACTAAATATAATACAAATACTAATAAAATGTAAGATGAGGTTCTCAAAACTTTTGAAACTCAAGCAATAGTTTTTCATTTGAGATACTCTTACATGTGTCTCTAAAGCTAGTTTTGAGAACCCCATTTATGTTTTGTAATTATTTCATTATCAAATTTTGAGAACCCTTCCCTCATGTGTTAGGGATGAGGGCACTCTAAAGATGAGCTAGAAATAAATACTGGTGAAGAGGAAGTTATATCCAAGCTCCAAGATTGAACCCAAGAACTCTAGGCGGCGCCACATCATCTTGAGATAGTCCGGTGTCATGAAGTTCTTCTGGCCGGAAAAGAAAAATCAATGCCTGGGGTTTTCAGTAAATAGCAACGGCGGGGATGGATCTCCAAGCACCTTGAGTAAGCTTCCTCGTCCATACAAACCACTACAAGGTGGCGGAGCAGTCGCTTAGTCCCTACTCCGACGTGGAAACCCTCCAGAAACAAATCGAACGTTGAGTTAGGCTCAGCCCAAGCCTGGTATAAGGTCGTTAGTATCACCGTTTTCTCCTCCGTCGATGCTTCCAGCAAGACTCTCTGCAAAGCTCCCACATCTTTCGCCATACTCTGGCAAAAAGAAAAATTTTAAACATTAAAAACAATGATTTTGTATATTATAAAATATCTTATACTACTTTAGAAAAAGATAGTTAAAATACCTTCTCAGCTTAAGAATATAGCCCAATTTCTTCATAAAGAGTTGTTTGGGATCGAATCCCAATCAGTGTGATTCCATTTACACACTATGTTCTCGACAATTCTTCCTAAGAAACGCATACACGTACTGATCAATGGCTATCTTCTTGTAGAACCTTGCTTCCCTCCTAGCTCGGACACCGTGTTCCCCATTATATGCACCACTCCTGCTTGAACTATCTCCCGATTACTATCTTGCTGATGGCTGAACAATTTACCAGTGACCCCCAAGGCTTAAAACTTTACAAAGAGTATGATATTGTGTTGTGACCATATGTAGAGATGCAGAGATGCAGAATTTCTTATTGGTAAAAGATTCAAAACGGGACACTTAAATAAATTGTAGAGTTGCAGAGATACCATATGAATACTCTTCCGGTCTTTTCACTCAGTCAGAGAAATTTATTTTAGAGCAATGGCTTCAAGGTGCTTTGACGTATATGAAGCTACAGATTTCAAAGAAATCATATTTGGTTGGAGATTTTGTACGCGTCTAGCTGATTTAAAAAGAGTAATACCCAGTCTACCTTTTTGAGAAAAAAAACTAGCTGATGATGAAAACTAAGGTTATTTTCAGTTAATATTTTTGTTTTAATAGGATAGATATCCAACTTAATAATTTATTTACTATAGAATTGCTTCTTGTTTACTTCATCTATTTTGGAATATAAAGATTTTATTTTTAAAAGGAGTGTAAATTAAGACTTATTAAAATGATTTTTATATTATATGTGTTATTTTGATGATAGATAGTATCGCTACGACTAGTGATTTCTTGGACTTGATGTGGGTATGATTTTCACCTTGAACTAAATTACTATTGATTGGTCAGTTTGAGTTCGGGTTTCAACCAATAATTAATATGGTGGATTATAACAAACGATCGATTTAATACATTCTAAACTTAAATCTGATAGTGTAGTAACAATTCACTTTTTAGCACTAAGTGCTACCGGAATATGATGTATAAAAAAAAGGTATCGTATCAACGTGAAGGCTGCAAGATGCAGGTGCGTTAAATAATATGATTTTAGTGATTCGAGTGAGTACAATATTAAAATTTTAGTGATTTTAGTGATTCGAATCAATATACAATATCGTACCTGATATTTTTCGAAAACAGATCCATCAATAGTATTAAAACATAAAGAAGATTTGTGGGACCCAATTTGATTTTAAATAAAAAAACTTTATATAAATATATCAACTAAATTTTGTTAAACTTTTAAATATCTATGTTTATGTTTTTTCAATATCTTAGATGTTTAAAAATTTATCACTGATATGTTCAATTTTAAACACTTTTTAGGGAATCCACTGAAGAACAAACTCGTAATTACTAACATGTTCAATATTATGTGTTTTTTTATAAATAAATTCATTTTAAAAATTTGCGTTAAACTCTTTAAGTTCTTCGTACGGTACTGCTCACTATCTACTTGGGTAACATATATTTTCTCATCTGAGGGTATCTCATCTGTTTGGAAGAAGAGGTGCATCTCATAGATGTATCTTTTTTGGATATTTAAATTTTCTCTAAAACATAATTATATATATGCATGGCTACACATGGGGTTAATTCGAATCCGAATCAATTAGCTTCCTAGAATATGTCACCAATAAATCATTCATGTGCGGTTGGACAACATGCATATACATTATACACACGTGATGATAATCTCTTCTTGTACTAATTAAGAAACAAAGCCCAAAAAAAAGAGTATTTGGTGTAGTGAAATCAATGAAGTAGTTTGGGATTTATGAAATCAGAATGGACTGCTTCACTGTTTTTATGTGTGGGAGTTCGTTTTGACATTTATGTTTAGTTTTAGAGTTTATGATTATTTAGCCTTTTTCTTAACTTTTTTGAAATTTTTTCCGTGTATACTATTTTGTGATAAAAAGTAAATTAGTGATATTGATGAAATTTGCCATTCATATTATTTTATTTGTATTTATAAAGAATTAAAATTTACATTAAATATCCAATTATATAGACAGTGTAACTTACTGAAATATGCACACAATTTTATATTATGTACAAGTATTCAAAGAAAACTGTATAAAAGATGATATCATTAGTGGAAGTTGCGGTCATTTTAATAAGTATTCATTAATGTTTATATATCAAGAGGTTTGGATTTCGAAGTCTTTGACGCAATAAGTACCATTAGAACTGGATTTCATAAAATAGTTTACGGTGATGTAAATAGACGTGAATTTTAATGTACGTAGAATTGTTGGATGTATTTTCGTCTATGTAATATTTCTTATAGTTTGTAATAGTATAATTTACCAACGTTTAAAATGATCAAATTACTTTTGAAAAGGTATTAAAGAAAAATTAGCAGAAATTTGCAATTTTGCATTTATGGTGTAGTATATATGATTATCAAAGGCAAAACGTTATATTTAGAACACGCTTATAATATTAACTTTCTTAACATCAAATATCAACTGGCCTTTTTTCTAGAAAAGAACACTCCTGACTAAAATGTTGCAAATCATAGAAATACATAAATTTTACGTTAACTAGTGTAAAGCTCAAGCCATCACTCATTGAATCAAATGTTTCTAACCAGTATCATATAATTTTAAAGATTCCATACAACTTTTTATAAGACATAATGGGGTCTACACATGATGGACCAGAGACTAAGGTTATGAAATCTCAATGCCAGAAGAAGAAGATAGAGCCCATCCGTCAATCAGCTCTCTCTGCTACTAAAGTAGCCAACATTCAAAATATCAACCAATACAAAAGGCGTGAACAATGTACGACGAAGCCAGCTCATCAAATCTCTCTGTACAACGGATTTGGTTGTCTCAACCTATATACTGTCATGTGCTGATGCTCACAAAAGGATAGGATTTAAGGTTTTAGTATAAAATTATGTAAAGTGATGTACTGAAACGTGTGAGAAAAGAGTAATAACAAATTGTTTTCTTCTCTACCAACTTTTCTTCTTTTGGCTTTTGTTTTTACCTATAAATACACATATATTATAACGACATATTCTCATTGCAAAACAATTTCCTCACAATCCTCAAATAAAAATAAAAATATATTTATTCTTCTCTCCTACGTATACTCATCGTTATGGCTTCGTCGCTTCTGGCATCTCCCCCAATGATCCCCACCATCAGTTCCGCCGTGGTTGTCCGATCAGGCTTAACATGTCCCGTAAATGGGGCGACTATTGACCTCAAACCCGTCGTGGAACGGTGGCCGGAGTACATACAACACAAGCTTCCCGACAAGAATTACGTGCGTGTATTAGACACGACGCTCCGTGACGGTGAACAATCTCCCGGTGGGGCTCTTACTCCACCTCAGAAGCTTGAGATTGCAAGACAGCTCGCAAAACTGCGAGTAGACATCATGGACGTTGGTTTTCCGGTGTCGTCTGAGGAAGAGTTCGAAACTGTCAAAACCATCGCCAAGACCGTGGGAAACGAGGTTATTTCTATCTTCCTTCTATTTATTACATAAAGATTTTTATGTTCAAATATCAAACTATGTAGTTAACGTTTTTTAGGACACTGAATAACGTTGGAACGAATATTAGCATGTTTTACGCAAAAATACAAAGACCCAATGGAGAAATTATCAAAATACCATCAAAAAAATACTATATTGAAAAAAAAAGACTATGGGGCTGTTTTTTTCACCATTTGCCATCTCCATCCAAATGATTCATTTGTATGATCTATTCAAATGATCCATTCAGATTTTTGTGATTGTTTGTTTGTCCATCCACATAGCTCATCTAGATGAATCATCTAAATGGATCTTATGTTTGTTTCTTTATTTTCATTTCCATTCAAATGAGTTTAGTAAAGAAATTACCAAAATATCTGTGTGTTGATTTAATCATATGTTTAATATTAATTTTAACTATATTACATTTAATTATTTAGTTTAATATATTTACATTAGAATTATTTCAAAATTAACGAGTTTTCTTTTTGCGGTTTGCGCGGAAAAACAAGTTTTTCGGTTTTAGCGAGAAAACACATTTTTTTATGTTTTGGCGGAAAACAAGATTTTTCGGTTCTAGCGGGAAAATAATATTTTTCGGTTTTGGCGAGAAAATACAAATTTTTGGTTTTGGCGAGAAAACACGTTTTTGCTTTGGAGAGAACCACGTTTTTGCGATTTTGGCGGGAAAACGCATTTTAGCGATTTTGGCGGGAAAACGCATTTTTTCGGTTTTGTCGGAAAAACAAGTTTTTGGCGGGAAAACGCATTTTTGCGTTTTTGGAGGACAACACATTTTTGCGATTTTGGCGGGAAACGGATTTTTGCGGTTTTGTCGGGAAAACACGTTTTTGGCGGGAAAACACGTTTTTACGGTTTTGGCGGGAAAACGCGTTTTTACGGTTTTGGCGGGAAAACGCGTTTTTACGGTTTTGGCGGGAAAACGCGTTTTTACGGTTTTGGCGGGAAAACGCGTTTTTACGGTTTTGGCGGGAAAACGCGTTTTTACGGTTTTGGCGGGAAAACGCGTTTTTACGGTTTTGGCGGGAAAACGCGTTTTTACGGTTTTGGCGGGAAAACGCGTTTTTACGGTTTTGGCGGGAAAACGCGTTTTTACGGTTTTGGCGGGAAAACGCGTTTTTACGGTTTTGGCGGGAAAACGCGTTTTTACGGTTTTGGCTATTATACCATTATGAATGAATCATCTCCATTCAAATGATCCAAATTGGTTCAGCTGAATGGACTTTAAAATTAAGCCTAAATTTCCAAAAGTCATCCGGATGATCCATCTGAATGAGATGCACTTTTAGTGCCTAAACAAACAAAAATCTCATCTTCATCCAGATGGCCCATCCAGATGGAGAAACAAACAGGCCCTATATAGTTGACGATGTTAAAACCTTTGTTTTGCTAAGGTGGATGAGGAAACAGGTTACGTCCCAGTGATAAACGCCATCGCACGAAGCAAACCAAAAGACATTGAGGCGGCCTGGGAGGCGGTGAAATACGCGAAGAGACCTAGGATACTCATATTCACATCTACTAGTGACATTCACATGAAATATAAGTTGAAAAAGACTAAAGAAGAAGTCATCGAGATGGCCACGAGTAGTATTAGGTTTGCTAAAAGCTTAGGCTTCGTTGACATCGAATTTGGTTGCGAAGATGGCGGCAGGTCCATGTCTTTATAAACTCTAATCTATCTCGACAATTTGATTACACCTGTTTTACGGTATAAAATATTAGTCTTACGTTTACATCTACATTTGACGTTAGCGTTTATATTTGACAAGAATATATATTTTACAATTGAAAAGTGTTTGTTATTTAAATGTTTTCTCAACTAACTTATGGACCTCGTTAGTTGTTACATTTATATTTTTCTATATATGTTAATGTTACGCAGATTTTTTTAAATACTAGTGTCTTTTTAAAATCAAGTAGGTCGGATAAGGAGTTTCTATGCAAGATTCTAGGAGAATCGATAAAAGCGGGTGCAACCACGGTGGGCATCGCGGACACTGTAGGAATCAGCATGCCGCAAGAATTCGGCGAACTTGTGAGCTACCTCAAAGCAAACACTCCTGGAATTGATTATGTTATCTTCTCTGTTCATTGTCATAACGACCTTGGTGTTGCTACCGCCAACACAATAGCCGTACTATTTTCAATTTCCCCTTTTTCATTTAAGTACAAATATCTATCTAAAATACGTGTAGAACAATTAGATTACATTATATGTAGGGTGTATGTGCGGGAGCACGACAAGTCGAAGTAACGATTAACAGAATAGGCGAAAGAAGTGGGAATGCACCACTTGAAAAAGGTAAGATATACCACTGGTATAATACCAGGAGGTCCATATTGAAATGGAAAATAAGATAATATTTAATGGTTTCGACAGAAGGATAAAATATTTGATGGATGTGAATTGACTTTTTAATCTTTTAGGCTTTGAGTTGAAAATCCATGACATGTTGTAGTAGTAGTCTTCATCATCAATTCATCAGCAACATTAATATTTCTTTGTTATGTAGGTCGTGATGGCTTTGAAATGTCGAGGAGAATATCTGATGGATGGTGCCTACACAAGAATAAACACACGCCAAATTATGGCTACTAGCCAGATGGTAACTTCTTATATATACTAGAGTAAAAAAAAACGACCAAGCTATATATATATTGCCTTTATAAATATCATACTAACTAATAGGTGTGAACTATTGAGTAGGTTCAAGAATATACCGGCTTATATGTTCAACCACATAAGCCCATAGTTGGAGCCAGCTGTTTTGTTCATGAGAGCGGCATTCACCAGGTTTGACATATTAAATTAGCTAAATGCCTAAATGTGACATAAAATAAACATGTGAATGATTTTTTTTTAATTAATGATGATTTGTTTAAACATTTGCAGGATGGAATCTTGAAAAACCGGAGTACATATGAGATCTTATCGCCAGAAGATGTTGGGGTTGTAATCTCTCAAAGTTCCACCATTGTTCTTGGAAAGCTTAGGTAATGAATGATTCTATATATTTCCTAGTTTTACATATTGTTTTCTTTTTCATATTTAATTATTATTCATATGAACAACAATGGCAATATATATGCAGCGGACGTCATGCTGTGAAAGATCGACTGAAAGAGGTATTTCTTGTGATTTCTTTAATCGTTAGTTACATGTACAGCGATCATACATATATTTACAAGATTACATCTTTTACAGATAAATATTTGAAGTTAAGTGTACAATTATATGTTTATTTTCTATTGTCAGTTGGGATATGAGCTCGATGATGATAAATTGAACGACATCTTCTCAAAGTTCAGGGATTTAACCAAGCATAAAAAGGTTTTTTTCATTTTCAGTTTTGTAATTGTAACTTCTCATGCACATTTCCGTTATAATTTAAATTAGAGAATTTAAAACACGAATTGGTTAGAACCTCACACTCATTTGGCTTCACTTTGTAAATCTGTTCAGAGAATCACGGATGATGATCTGAAGGCATTAGTAACGGGTGGTGATGAGATCTCGTCACTAAACGGCGCTAACAAATAAGAGTCTAACGGCTATGTACCAATCCCACAATTTCCTCTGTGGTATAAAATGTGTTAACACGTTTAGTGTTTCTGTACCGCTTGTAATAAATATCAAGATTCTTCTATTTGATATGAACGTGTTGTTTTAATGATAAAAACAGTATGTATTGAATTTTCTTGCGTAAATCAACCTGCCAAACTTGAGGTACATATCTCCACGTGCTCTTTTTGTTTTCTTTCTACCTTAAAATGCCAGACAACATATTAT
Proteins encoded in this window:
- the LOC106341830 gene encoding LOW QUALITY PROTEIN: uncharacterized protein At4g15970-like (The sequence of the model RefSeq protein was modified relative to this genomic sequence to represent the inferred CDS: deleted 2 bases in 1 codon): MAKDVGALQRVLLEASTEEKTVILTTLYQAWAEPNSTFDLFLEGFHVGVGTKRLLRHLVVVCMDEEAYSRCLEIHPRRCYLLKTPGIDFFSGQKNFMTPDYLKMMWRRLEFLGSILELGYNFLFTSMDILWLRDPFPHLFSGVDFQVTCDHSNGNTSDPGNVVNGGFKFVQANHRTVKFYKYWYELRWTFCGKNEQDVFNIIKHDRFVTEELGLTMRFLDTVYFRGFCQLHREMDKICIMHANCCLGLHNKINGLRQSLKDWKDYLSATDRRNMTWPSPDRCRGSMSNISLIV